The following proteins are encoded in a genomic region of Dasypus novemcinctus isolate mDasNov1 chromosome 21, mDasNov1.1.hap2, whole genome shotgun sequence:
- the MXRA7 gene encoding matrix-remodeling-associated protein 7 isoform X1, whose product MEAPAELLAALPALATALALLLAWLLVRRGVAGSPGSAGAPREPAPPAEASGTPAPPGPGAPEPAAAPEEPGEPAAAPAPTQEETPEERQEEELDSDGEKDPARAGPEDDDGERPFFQYSPGKLRGNQYQKMMTQEELEEERRVQKEQLAAIFKLMKENKETFGEMSDGDVQEQLRLYDM is encoded by the exons ATGGAGGCGCCGGCCGAGCTGCTGGCGGCGCTGCCCGCGCTGGCCACCGCGCTGGCGCTGCTGCTCGCCTGGCTGCTGGTGCGGCGCGGggtggccgggagcccgggctcTGCCGGCGCTCCCCGGGAGCCCGCGCCCCCGGCCGAGGCCAGCGGGACCCCCGCTCCGCCAGGGCCCGGCGCCCCGGAGCCGGCGGCCGCGCCCGAGGAGCCCGGGGAGCCCGCGGCGGCGCCGGCGCCGACACAGGAGGAGACCCCCGAGGAGAGGCAG GAAGAGGAGCTGGACTCGGACGGTGAGAAGGACCCAGCCCGAGCTGGACCTGAGGACGACGACG GAGAGAGGCCCTTCTTCCAGTACAGCCCTGGGAAGCTGAGGGGAAACCAGTACCAGAAGATGATGACCcaggaggagctggaggaggagcGCAG AGTTCAGAAAGAGCAGCTGGCTGCCATCTTCAAGCTCATGAAGGAAAACAAGGAGACGTTCGGCGAGATGTCGGACGGCGACGTGCAGGAGCAGCTCAGGCTCTATGACATGTAG
- the MXRA7 gene encoding matrix-remodeling-associated protein 7 isoform X2, giving the protein MEAPAELLAALPALATALALLLAWLLVRRGVAGSPGSAGAPREPAPPAEASGTPAPPGPGAPEPAAAPEEPGEPAAAPAPTQEETPEERQEEELDSDGEKDPARAGPEDDDGERPFFQYSPGKLRGNQYQKMMTQEELEEERRIELTSDLTSL; this is encoded by the exons ATGGAGGCGCCGGCCGAGCTGCTGGCGGCGCTGCCCGCGCTGGCCACCGCGCTGGCGCTGCTGCTCGCCTGGCTGCTGGTGCGGCGCGGggtggccgggagcccgggctcTGCCGGCGCTCCCCGGGAGCCCGCGCCCCCGGCCGAGGCCAGCGGGACCCCCGCTCCGCCAGGGCCCGGCGCCCCGGAGCCGGCGGCCGCGCCCGAGGAGCCCGGGGAGCCCGCGGCGGCGCCGGCGCCGACACAGGAGGAGACCCCCGAGGAGAGGCAG GAAGAGGAGCTGGACTCGGACGGTGAGAAGGACCCAGCCCGAGCTGGACCTGAGGACGACGACG GAGAGAGGCCCTTCTTCCAGTACAGCCCTGGGAAGCTGAGGGGAAACCAGTACCAGAAGATGATGACCcaggaggagctggaggaggagcGCAG GATTGAGCTGACCTCTGACCTCACTTCCCTGTAG